The proteins below come from a single Procambarus clarkii isolate CNS0578487 chromosome 26, FALCON_Pclarkii_2.0, whole genome shotgun sequence genomic window:
- the LOC123748123 gene encoding uncharacterized protein — protein MISGEHGIVTANPAHHHDPSSALRKRKRLSQVVLELTSQAERRSPDDKPVHESCPKDNPPQDKPPDPVSAAAQPDKRLMFSRQPEDVSQGPGQDQGEEPGLSPGLSPGSGLSPVPGRSPVPGHSPVTGHSPVSGHSPVPGHSPVPGHSPVPGHSPVPGHSPGVSPGISPGLSPGLSPRVTVQDESGQEAMKVDTPPSPKEGPGEAGGTNTLPDAQQQQQRSPGVIQVHRSGDSGGGGGGGGGSSSSSSTSSSCGSAGPARSPRAVQSDVFRFDSVDRERYQYHCRAISEEDEEVFSPGPPSHSPHARDSPALARVNADSPKLSFSPLRIKDPSIDEEDIDLDTKSQSSSCEASSTGVIRGILPKLSVVRSDACDPGGHYPPCSCHHCALAARDPHRLGPSGLPHSPISPLTPTSPHTPISPSPGHNVEHYFPPTVYLPDLYRRRSHSDSDLQLWFDQKGRCTEAAVASSSTSSSAAGPSGEQASTRQSVLRHGRPIPQPLYLPRKGGSLESDTSSPQDSPLDLSVKTSGSLKTGSTSSTDSLVLPVSLSSPHSPLLAAPKDTTPPPRSPGAPDHRTLSHLPVPIVKGDVASYSTKDSVALRYHLEVSPVVEEMPAGADVAFVCPVCGQMFSLHDRLAKHMASRHKNKQVDTSSKTYMCDMCKRSFARSDMLTRHMRLHTGHKPYTCRVCGQVFSRSDHLSTHQRTHTGEKPYKCPQCPYAACRRDMITRHMRTHARYELHESSSMEEGGEVARPSLPVRSLSEEHPSPSPLLDLPCSLAGPQTRTPQGSPLSPGPHTTTSGGGQKQVLGPPTMGSGAPMPVMGLGGAGMMGRLPPQLQRPRKQEED, from the coding sequence ATGATCAGTGGTGAGCATGGCATTGTCACGGCCAACCCCGCTCATCATCACGACCCGTCGTCTGCCCTGCGCAAGCGCAAGCGGCTCAGCCAGGTGGTGCTGGAGCTGACTTCGCAGGCCGAGAGACGCTCCCCCGACGACAAGCCCGTGCACGAGTCCTGTCCCAAGGACAATCCGCCCCAGGACAAGCCCCCGGACCCAGTGTCCGCGGCGGCACAGCCCGACAAGAGACTCATGTTCAGTAGACAGCCCGAAGATGTGTCCCAGGGGCCTGGCCAGGACCAGGGGGAAGAGCCGGGGCTGAGCCCTGGCTTAAGCCCCGGGTCCGGCCTCAGTCCTGTGCCCGGACGCAGCCCCGTTCCTGGTCATAGCCCAGTAACTGGCCACAGCCCGGTATCTGGACACAGTCCAGTACCTGGTCACAGTCCTGTGCCCGGTCACAGCCCAGTGCCCGGCCACAGCCCCGTTCCCGGCCACAGCCCCGGTGTCAGCCCTGGTATCAGTCCAGGATTGAGTCCTGGACTCAGTCCAAGAGTCACAGTTCAAGATGAATCAGGGCAGGAAGCCATGAAGGTAGACACTCCGCCCTCTCCTAAAGAGGGACCCGGGGAGGCAGGAGGGACAAACACCCTCCCAGatgcccagcagcagcagcagcggtcccCCGGCGTTATACAAGTGCACAGATCAGGGGATAGTGGAGGCGGCGGCGGAGGCggaggcggcagcagcagcagcagcagcaccagcagcagctgcgGCAGTGCCGGTCCAGCGAGGTCCCCGCGAGCGGTCCAGAGCGACGTGTTCAGATTCGACTCGGTGGACCGCGAGCGGTACCAGTACCACTGCCGGGCCATCagcgaggaggacgaggaggtgtTCTCGCCCGGGCCGCCCTCACACTCACCCCACGCCCGCGACTCCCCGGCCCTCGCCAGGGTCAACGCCGACTCGCCCAAGCTCTCCTTCAGCCCGCTGAGGATCAAGGACCCCAGCATCGACGAGGAGGACATCGACCTCGATACCAAGTCACAGTCGTCATCGTGTGAGGCGTCATCGACGGGCGTCATACGCGGCATCCTGCCCAAGCTGAGTGTGGTGCGCAGCGACGCCTGCGACCCCGGGGGACACTACCCGCCCTGCTCCTGCCACCACTGCGCCCTCGCCGCCAGGGACCCCCACCGTCTGGGACCCTCGGGTCTCCCACACTCGCCTATTTCCCCCCTCACGCCCACATCCCCTCACACGCCCATCTCGCCCTCCCCGGGCCACAATGTAGAGCACTACTTCCCTCCCACGGTGTACCTCCCAGATCTCTACCGCCGGAGATCCCACTCGGACTCAGACCTGCAGCTGTGGTTCGACCAGAAGGGCCGCTGCACTGAGGCGGCAGtggccagcagcagcaccagcagcagcgctGCTGGACCGTCGGGCGAACAGGCTTCGACTCGACAGTCAGTGTTGCGCCATGGCCGCCCCATCCCCCAGCCGCTGTACCTGCCCCGCAAGGGCGGGTCCCTAGAGTCCGACACCTCCTCCCCACAGGACTCCCCGCTGGACCTGTCCGTCAAGACCAGCGGCAGCCTCAAGACCGGAAGCACGTCCAGCACGGACAGCCTGGTGCTGCCCGTGTCCCtctcctcccctcactccccccttTTGGCGGCGCCAAAGGACACGACCCCACCCCCACGGTCTCCCGGGGCGCCGGACCACCGGACGCTCTCCCACCTGCCCGTCCCCATAGTGAAGGGCGACGTGGCCTCCTACAGTACCAAAGATAGCGTGGCCCTGCGCTACCACTTGGAGGTGTCCCCCGTGGTGGAGGAGATGCCGGCGGGGGCCGACGTGGCCTTCGTGTGCCCGGTGTGTGGCCAGATGTTCTCCCTCCACGACCGGCTGGCCAAACACATGGCCTCGCGGCACAAGAACAAGCAGGTCGACACCAGCAGCAAGACGTACATGTGCGATATGTGTAAACGGTCGTTCGCGCGCTCCGACATGCTGACGCGACACATGCGACTCCACACTGGCCACAAGCCTTACACCTGCCGCGTCTGTGGCCAGGTGTTCTCCCGCTCCGACCACCTGTCCACCCACCAGCGGACACACACCGGAGAGAAGCCCTACAAGTGTCCCCAGTGTCCCTACGCGGCGTgccggagggacatgatcacccgcCACATGCGCACGCATGCGCGCTACGAGCTGCACGAGTCGTCCTCcatggaggagggaggggaggtggcGAGGCCCAGCCTGCCGGTCCGCTCCCTGTCCGAGGAGCACCCATCCCCGAGCCCCCTGCTGGATCTTCCCTGCTCCCTGGCAGGCCCTCAGACCCGCACTCCCCAGGGCTCCCCACTCTCACCGGggccccacacaaccaccagcggAGGGGGTCAGAAGCAGGTTCTTGGGCCCCCCACCATGGGGAGCGGCGCCCCCATGCCGGTAATGGGGCTGGGCGGGGCGGGTATGATGGGAAGACTGCCGCCCCAGCTTCAGCGGCCCAGGAAGCAGGAGGAAGACTGA